The genomic segment CACAGCTACGGTTgcaatattttttcataaaaaggaagaaccaaaatatgaaattaatTTGAAAGACCTAAAAATTTCAACATTCAGATCGAGTAAACCAGGTGGACAAAACGTGAATAAGGTACACTTATCagaaaaaacaataaaatataattcaatTTAGGTgcacataataaaatttttattttattatatttaattttttattatatatatatatatatatatatatatatatatatatatatatttttaatttaaagaTTGAATCAGGTGTGTGTATTTTACACAAACCTACAGGAATACAAACTGAATGCCAAGAGGAAaggttaatatatatatgcacacaaatataaatatttttaaataatcacATGTACATTAATAATACCAACAATATAgacattattttataatattaatataatatattatattttttttttttcactatGATGTAGAACTcaagaattaaataaaaaacttGCTATGAAAAGgttaattcaaaaaatacaACATATGGAAAgtaaagaaaaggaaaatatggTTCAACATGAACGAGCTAAATTGgtaatattgtttttttttttttttttttttatctagctattatagtatatatatatatatgtgcaattaatataatggctagataacaaaaaaaaaaaaaaaaaaaaaaaaaaaaatatatttatatatattatattaattatgtgcgttttttttttttcctttgtaGATAAAAGAAAGCAATAGAAGTAACAGAATAAGAacgtataattttttcagaGGCTACATAACcgatcatataaataaaaaaaaaattgatttgatatattttgaaaaggGTAAATTGgaatacatattaaatatattttaaaataatgtcattcaaaaattatatttatttatcttttcttttttttttttttgttgtcacaataaagtttttttttttttttttctttaaaacaaatacaaaaaaaaaaaatatacctacatatatatgttattaacatttatatatggttgtatataatgaaacaaggtaaaaaaaaaaaaaaaaaaaaaaaatgaagatgaaatacaaaacataaaaaaagatgaaaaatatgaagtTGTTTAAAAGAGAGatacaatttttatttatattaaatcaaggaataaaatatgaaaatatggaaactacgaaaaagaaaatatatcattttaaaaGGATTAcatgaatgaataaataaattaataaaaataaataaataaataaatatatatatatatatatatatatatatatatatatatatgttaaaaatcCTTTTCACATAAAATTgcatttatttcttttttttggtgTGTTttgatttttaattttttcctcTAAAAATTCCTTTTTACATTTAACAACTTGGCCTATTTTTAAGGGTTCCCAAAAATTCGTTTGTGCATATTTtgaatgaaaagaataatcAACTGTTGCATCGATTTTACCTCCTCCTTTCTTTAATATTGAATTTATACCACCTGGATGATGATTAATAAATGTAGACACATCATAAACATAACCATTGGCAATAATCCAACaatcattaattttataatgtcTTTTTATTTCACATAATGTAAAatcttctttatatttaacaaaattatattttaacacttgtttttgtttttcatatttttcatttaaaatattattattataatttatataatttgtttcgTTTAGTGTGCTGGTAAGCTCATGGTTATTATTTAGtcgtatattattatatagatctatattatttatactattattatttgtatttgtatatttgtcTTCTTTcgaaataattattttaaattttgtaTCATTTGTGTTATTATGGTTACTAATAATTTCCTTTTGTGtattacaattattaatattgtgATTAGGAGAATCATTTAAGTAATTATCATTACCATTGCACAAATgacttatataattattattattattatcaaaagtattattatttttattattattattattattattattattattattattattattatcattatctttattattatcattactatcattatccttataatatttatgttccTTAAGTAAAGTATCATTTTGTAGCATATTAGGTTCATTACCATTTTGTACATTCTTCTGATATTTCAAGATGTTTAGATTATTGTCATGCATTTCCTTATTAGAttccattatttttttaaaatgctTTTCACGTATCCTTaaattatgttttttaaattttttatattttaagtacagattttttctttttattatacataaattaCATATCTGAGAAAAGCATACATCATCACAGTGAATACAAGCAttacaatatttttcataattattatgatgtttattttctatatcaacatttaatgatatatttgaCAAAGTACCTAtactataatttttattatctttatcattataatcaatatatttattaattttttctttacataAATTTGATGAcatatcttcttcatcatataactctttttttataattgcaACATTTTCGAAAAGttcaaaattttcaaaagaaatattttctttcttatGTACTtgtatttcttcttttatatcattcattttttttttttttttttatatttcataatttcattttaatatgttatattttgataattatTTCTTCTACATTGCCTGAAAAATGTCTTCTTCATCTAATATTTGttaacatatacataaaatatgtaaatatgtataatatgtatatatatctgTCGTATAGACTTAATGAACACGTtgatatgtttatatgtttatatgtttatatgtttatttgtttatttgtttatatgtttatatgtttatttgtttatttgtttatatgtttatatgtttatttgtttatttgtttatatgtttatatgtttatttgtttatatgtttatatgtttatttgtttatttgtttatatgtttatatgtttatttgtttatttgtttatttattattattattattattattattattattttattattattatcatttatttttattttttttataaatatgataatggttcaagaaaaaaaaaaaaaaaaaattcacaaaaaataattcaaaatttttattagttATTTTAtagactttttttttttaaaacctaAATATTATTCCATAAATATGTatgcaaaaaaataaataggtggcaatttttttttttgctttatTAAAACATTGTATTGTAACAAATACATACAacattatacaaatatattacacatatatatttttatatatttttaggtgtactttttttttttttttttttttttaattgcgGTTAACATTTGGTTACATTATAAATTTCTTACCTAtctcaaaatatatatttaggattttatctttatttcattttattttaatatatatatatatatatatttttttttttttttttttttttttttgttaataattattatttactacTTAGTTTTGTTAttccatataatttttatatttgagCATTCTTTTTCAACATCCTCTTTTTTAgtgtatttaaaaaaaaaaaaaaaaaagtttcacattatatatatatatatatattattttacatatacaatatttataagtacaaatttataatattttaaaataaaaaaattgaaaaaaaaataaaaaaatttatatattaatatatatatatataatatatatataatatatttttttgattacttaaaaattgtaaaaagaaatatataaaaataataatatagttaaaaatatggaaatggtagaattaaataaaatatgtatacattaatatatatatatatgttagtgtatttatataaaggtTTAACCTTAtcttctatatattatatatataccaaatAATAGAAacactataatatatattatatatatatatatatatataatataatataaaatactatatttatatgtatttatattcatatttagcTCAAAggaatgttatatatttataatattatattaatattacctcagtatttatttattttacgtgtattttttttataatgatataatataaatataataatataaaaataaaataataaatggtaaatgaaagaaataaaaaaaaaaaacaaaacaaaacaaaaaaaatatgtggttttttttttttaaaactatgaatttatttgtttttgtttttttttagcaACTTggtaaatgaaaaaatatctttattaatttgtttatttgtttatatatttgtttatatatttgtttatatatttgtttatttatatatatatttgtatttattcatttatgtgttttgtaatacatatataataatacataagtATGAagacataataaataaataaataaatatatatatatatatatatataatatttacattatgctttatttttattttattttattatttttattttttttatttttttttttattatttatcattttatattttttccttttcaacctgttatttgtttataatcCTTAGTTAACTGAAATAGTGGAAACATATAAAACTCAAAacttttcataaaaatatataaaaaatatacatatatgtatatatttatattagcGTATGCTATGTGCAGTATTTGATttgattataattttttttttttttttttttttttcttgttaaaAAAACGTCCAATTAGTTTTATTACGTGTggatcatattatatataatattcaacTAGTTTGAAAGTTCCTTTAGaagatataatattgtatGTAAAAAAGTGTACATGAgtgattatataatataatataatataataataaaagaagaaaaagaataatattaaaaaaaacaaatcaattataattatattaatataagtgTCTCTGCTACAAAAAATGTATCCCCCttgtaaaaagaaaaaacttAATAATAACGAGGtaacaaatatttttttaaaaaatgaaaataacatgagtgttcataatatttccATGAATGCTGTTTTATGTTCCTCATTAAACCtagataatatttataaatatttttcaaattgtatatataaccCTAGAGAATTTAAATGTATGAGAATTGATGTCCCCGTCACTTTAAGTACagtacaaaaatatataaaatatttgaataataaaaaggaaaaacaaaatgatgatatatgtaaaatgaaaaatgaacaaGTCAATCAAACAAAAcattctaataataatattaaagaagAGATTAAAACCAATGGAAGTAATAAATTAAGTGATAATAAACTATTAGATAGTAGTAACAATTCATCgagtaataaaatattaacaaataataaatcacATGAAAatctaataaatatatctaaaaataattcatatttagatgataatgtaaataagaataatttttttataaatgataataatagtgataataaaaagatagATACTTCTGATATTAAAAACATGGATCCTTTTATTGAATctgaacatataataaataaaaaattaattattaatgtttccattttttcaaatggaaaaattatatgtacagGTAATAACTCAATAGAAGCTTGTAAAATTGctatgaaaaaaattgaaaagaaattaaaacaattaaattttaaaaatattaaattaaaaaaaataactattacaaatattttgGCTGTATATAATGTGGGATTTTCTATAGTCTTGCCGCTATTTGCtcaatattataaaagtgtaagaaatataaaaggataaacgaataaataaataaaacaatatataaatgaatatatataaatatataaatatatatatatatatatatattttatatatatttatgtattatgtTTTAGGTGGATTATGATCCAAATGTATTTCCAGCGTGCAAAGTAAAAATTGCTCTTATGAATGATGAGAATAAGTCTAATGACAATAAGGAGGTAAAAgttgtttttttaaatatttattatatatatatatatatatatataaatatatatatttatttatatttatatatacatatatattttatatttttatagcagaatgataataattttgctTGGTGTAATGCTAAAAACACAATAGACAAGGATAAAAGCAAAGTGGACATTGTTTCTGCTAGTATTTTTTCAACAGGTAATATAACATTAACTGGGGGGAAAAGTTACGAAAACCttcaaaaatgtataaatatattattaccatatttaattaaaagtaAATCGCAACATTAATATGTCAAAAGTgacatcttttttttttttttttttttttggaaaattggcataaatatatgtcaacatttatttgtatttattatattttttactttttatgaTTAACTTAAAAACATATGCTTAATAATTACACTTTAaggaatattttttgtacTGTCCTTTggtttcttaaaaaaaaaataaaataaaataaaacacatatatatatatatatatatatatatatatatatattttatatgtacgTATGGAACAATATGAAATAcgtcataaatatatatataatattttatgtatatatcggCATGAgggatattttttttttttttttttcggatgctataaataaatatatacatatatatatatatatatccttcatttatttattttttattttattttattttttttttttattattttttattatttatttatttttttttctcacgAACTGGATGTGGAATACCTACTGGATGTTGTAATTTCCCTGTCTGTTGAAAAAGACGATGAAGTTGAGGAATGGTCTGAAGGTACACTAAAAATATTgtaatcataattattaatataattaagatCACTTAATCGTACAGCCTTTtccttatcatttttataagagttaatattatcatcataaatattaatatataaatcaaaacAGTCATGAAAACATTTATGATTTAATAGGTTTTGTAAAGGATCTCTTTTTTCTACATCTTCTTGAAGacatgaatataaaaaagatttaATTGTTTGATcgaaatttaaataatctaATTTATCACCAGTAAATGTATCAATTAATGTTTCTTCAAATATTTTTCCAATCATATAAGAATATGctttttgtaattttaatttatcatcaaaataaaaacaatttttttcTGTATCATAATCTAAAGGATCCATATTTTCCTGTActgtttgtttattattagtatAATCCATAATATACTGTTCACAATCtacaatttttaatttatttttaatttctggtggaatataatgaaatattgtTTTACTATATGATTTTGTAGCAATAGTTTgttcaatattatttaataagaaaAGAACGGTACGATTAGGTAATAAGCCTAATGGAATACCtacatttataattaaattatcttcttttaaaaatattcttgAACATTTaagtataattaatatatcaaaCTTTAAAAacgttattaatattttcattatttttaacataatacattttaatttaaaaactCGTAATTTTAAATCAATACCTGATAAAAACtcactatatataaattcatttaATGGAGtaccatttatatatttacttttttcaataattttcttttttatttctactGATATagggaaaaatatattttctattttatattcttttacaaGAAACTTAAATGTTTTTAATGCTATCGTTATATGATTTTCAATAAGtcttaaatttaaaatatatcctttcctttttttcttattcatttcatttttttttttttcgtccaTTTGGTGATATAACATTTCTATGATATGTTTGCCTTTCATGATATAATCACAATTTTCCTTTAGAGGTtgtatatcatcattataaaaattgttaatattttgaatattattattataatcaatgtaaagattattattattattatcatcatcattattattatcaccatcatcattattattatcatcattattattatcatcatcattattattatcaccatcatcattattattatcatcatcattattattatcatcatcattattattatcatcaccatcaccgtcatcttcattataattttggTTCACTTGTTGTTCCCTTCCATTCATATAATACTTCGGGATGGTATTTATCCTATGGCGCTTTTCATAAGGTACCTTTGATGACATATGCtcaagatatatttttttactctTCACAATTCCATTATGGCCTTCTTccctattattatcatcattctGATGGTgagttttctttttattcttattttcaaTCTGCTTATCGTCGTGCATATATAAGAAACCTAAATTTATTCgtttaaattttaaaacaCAAAATTGTTCTAGTTCTAAACAATAGACCTGCCATATGAAAGAGTGAGAATACACACCTAAGAAGTTCATAAATTTTACATCTTTATCATACTTAGGaatcttttttttacaatGTTCAATAATTTGTATCTTATCAAAATGTTTCTGTTCACATGTTATTTCGTTTagtttatgatatatattttttttggtaaatttataatataaatcttttgtaaaatatactAACTTATCTAAATTATTCaggtgataataattttccaTTTCATTCCAGTGtgtttcattaaaaaaatttttctgTTGATAATTAATGAAATCAAGTTTGgtgtttaaaatatattgtagcgttccattttttcttttcagcGTATTaaagttattattattattattattattatgctCTCCATCATTTTTTGCATTATCATcacatttgttattattattattatcatcacatttgttattattattattatcatcacatttgttattattattattatcgtcacatttgttattattattattatcatcatgtttgttgttattatcatcatgttTGTTATTATCATCGTCAcatttgttgttgttgttatcatcatcatgTTTGTACTTGCCTATGCACCCATCGTGAATATCTTCCATACTTGTAGCCCTCATGAGACATGGCCTCTCCtgacatatattttttccttttatttccttttttttttttttttttttttttgttcgtCTTTTTTCTTGAATCCTCTCTCCAGGATCATCTGTAGTACTTTCTTCACCGTCTACTATGTCTTCATTATCAATGTAATCCTTCGATT from the Plasmodium falciparum 3D7 genome assembly, chromosome: 14 genome contains:
- a CDS encoding transcription initiation TFIID-like, putative, producing MYPPCKKKKLNNNEVTNIFLKNENNMSVHNISMNAVLCSSLNLDNIYKYFSNCIYNPREFKCMRIDVPVTLSTVQKYIKYLNNKKEKQNDDICKMKNEQVNQTKHSNNNIKEEIKTNGSNKLSDNKLLDSSNNSSSNKILTNNKSHENLINISKNNSYLDDNVNKNNFFINDNNSDNKKIDTSDIKNMDPFIESEHIINKKLIINVSIFSNGKIICTGNNSIEACKIAMKKIEKKLKQLNFKNIKLKKITITNILAVYNVGFSIVLPLFAQYYKSVDYDPNVFPACKVKIALMNDENKSNDNKEQNDNNFAWCNAKNTIDKDKSKVDIVSASIFSTGNITLTGGKSYENLQKCINILLPYLIKSKSQH
- a CDS encoding transcription initiation TFIID-like, putative, producing the protein MYPPCKKKKLNNNEVTNIFLKNENNMSVHNISMNAVLCSSLNLDNIYKYFSNCIYNPREFKCMRIDVPVTLSTVQKYIKYLNNKKEKQNDDICKMKNEQVNQTKHSNNNIKEEIKTNGSNKLSDNKLLDSSNNSSSNKILTNNKSHENLINISKNNSYLDDNVNKNNFFINDNNSDNKKIDTSDIKNMDPFIESEHIINKKLIINVSIFSNGKIICTGNNSIEACKIAMKKIEKKLKQLNFKNIKLKKITITNILAVYNVGFSIVLPLFAQYYKSVDYDPNVFPACKVKIALMNDENKSNDNKENDNNFAWCNAKNTIDKDKSKVDIVSASIFSTGNITLTGGKSYENLQKCINILLPYLIKSKSQH
- a CDS encoding heme/steroid binding domain containing protein, putative, with protein sequence MNDIKEEIQVHKKENISFENFELFENVAIIKKELYDEEDMSSNLCKEKINKYIDYNDKDNKNYSIGTLSNISLNVDIENKHHNNYEKYCNACIHCDDVCFSQICNLCIIKRKNLYLKYKKFKKHNLRIREKHFKKIMESNKEMHDNNLNILKYQKNVQNGNEPNMLQNDTLLKEHKYYKDNDSNDNNKDNDNNNNNNNNNNNNNNKNNNTFDNNNNNYISHLCNGNDNYLNDSPNHNINNCNTQKEIISNHNNTNDTKFKIIISKEDKYTNTNNNSINNIDLYNNIRLNNNHELTSTLNETNYINYNNNILNEKYEKQKQVLKYNFVKYKEDFTLCEIKRHYKINDCWIIANGYVYDVSTFINHHPGGINSILKKGGGKIDATVDYSFHSKYAQTNFWEPLKIGQVVKCKKEFLEEKIKNQNTPKKRNKCNFM